The DNA sequence taatttacaCACTCACTCAATCTAAAATATTagattcttaatttttttgacATACAAAAATATGAGTCACGAGTTTATATAAGTATTTAAAAACTGTATCTAACTctaacttttttctttttaataatatcaGTCATGAGTTTATACAAGTATTGAAAAATTCTAGCTAACTCtatatctttttttctttttagtaattttaattatgacttttatttttgttatttaaattctatcattttctttcaaatacttgttaatttttatgcattttaatacaaatttgtaatttacaattttttattttttacttattttttcttattttttactttttataattattattttttactcaTAAAAATGGTAGTAGGATTTAAAATTGGAGAAACagaagtataaaataaaattagaggttaaagttaaattatattaaaaaataatttgagaattatatttaattttataagatttaaataattttgtttataaaaatttatttaatagaTATAATTTTAACTTCTTGACAGCGTTTgaattttttatagtaaaaaataattatttttttagctctcttaaaaataataataaataactcTGATATCGTGATGGCTGCGAAAGCCCAATAGTGGAAATCTTGTTGTGTAGACTGAAATGGGAGTCCATTATACAAAGGTTGATGTTAgggttaattttaaggccaatTAATCTTAAATCCGATACATGTTGCTGCTAAATGTAGTGTGTATGAGACTTTGAGCCAATACCAAAACCGTTTAGTTGCCTAATTCAATTTTTCTTTACTAAGGCTAATTAGAAAGTTAAATATTTCATTGATTAATTAGCAAGAATTAAAAGTTAGAGCatccaatatatatatagaacaatttaaaatttagttagcTTTTAAGTGAATGATTAAATAGAAATATTATTTCACAACTTGTAAAAAAACTCACTTGCAAAGGATATTGTTGTATTAGGGAAAATGACTGAGATAAACCAATgccaatttaatattatataaatcacCTAAATATAAAATCGTCATGTGTATGTTTTTAGAGGGCATTTTTATGTAAATTGAAGCAGACAAACTCGATTTAGCATAGTTCTATGTAAATTGAAACAGACAAACTCGATTAAGAAGAAATGCGCTCCGAAATTAAGTTTACTAATAAGGATCTGCTTAGTGTTTTTATGAAACCTTCGACGAGTTTCACCGAGTTTCAAGATATTATAATCCGAAAACTGGGGCTGCAAGGCATGAAACGGGTGGAGAAGTTATTATACAGAATTCCGATATTCCTTTTGTTGGATAATGTGAAGTATGATTCGTTCGTCATAGGCAGCGACGAATATTTGGAAGTTCTGTTTCATTGTCGTTGGCAATTTCCGGAGGTGAGGACCCCTGAGTTGTTGGCCAAGCTTGTGGATAAGTCTCTAGTTTAGGAGATTCTAACCGGAATCCTCTGTCTTCAGCCACAGCAGCCTGCTCTAGTTCGAGGCCTGTTGGTGTCTCTTCATCTCTGCCCGTGATTGAGCCTGAGGCAGTTTTGGTGACCTCGCCGTCCTTCGCTGGTGATCTAAACCGCACTCGTGACAGAGAAAGGGTTGACACTGGGTCCGTAGTTGATGTTGCGATAGCGATGGCCGACATTGATGATGTGGTACCAGAATTTCGACAGGGTGGAGCACCGGATGGTGTGGAAGATGTATTTTAGgatgaggatgatgatgatgtggaGCCCGCCATGATTATCGATGATAGCGATGATGAGGAGGCGAGGAATATTCCAGCTAGGGGATGGTGGAGCAACTAGTTCAGGAACTCTGCAGTACCCTCCGTACTTTTTAGTTTTGGACTTGGATGCCATGAGACAGTAGAGGAAACCTGCCGTATCTGTCGGATTTGGGGCCAGAGACACACAGGATACAGGAGAACTAGCTGAGTTCCAAGTTGGTTAGCAGTTTCAGGATAAAGAGGAGGTCGTGTTGAGCGTGAAGACTTACAGCATCCGATGTGGGATTGAGTATAAAGTGTTGGAATCCGATTACTGCAAGTACCATGGCAAGTGTAAGTATTTCGGCAACGGGTGCACATGGATGATTCGTATCAGTCTCCGGCAGCGTAGAGGTATTTGGGAGATAAAACGATACAATAGATCGCATACTTGTCTGGCCACTTCGATATCCAGTGATCACATGAGGCTAGATTACCATGTGATCTCGGCTTTCATACTGTCTATGATTAGATCCGATGCTGTCGTGTCGATCAAGGTATTTCAGAATGCGACAAAGGCCCATTTTGGTTTCAGACCGAATTACATGAAGGTTTGGATGGCTAAGCAGAAAGTCGTGGCTCAGATTTACGGAGACTGAGAAGAGTCATATAATGAGTTGTCGCGATGGGTGTTAGGTGGGCAGATGACAATGCCGGGTAGTGTTGCAACGTTGAGGACGAGTCCTGTGCAACTGGGTGGCCATTTGGATGAGGAGCAAGCATATTTCCACCAGCTTTTTCAGACCTTCCCACCGTGTATCGAGGCATTCCGATATTGTAAGCCTCTGGTTAGTGTCGACGGGACCCCCTTATACGGCAAATACGGTGGTATACTACTAGTTGCGATTGCTCAGGATGGCAATTCCAATATCATTCTTGTCATTTTCGCACTTGTGGAGGGTGAGAATGCAGAGTCGTGGTCATTCTTCTTATCCCACCTTCGATAGCACGTAATGTCTCAACCACGCATTCAAGTTATATTAGATAGGCACAACAGCATCAAGGTTGCACTAGAGGCTCCTGATGGGGGTTGGCTTCCACCTAATGCATACAGGACATTTTGTATCCGACATGTGGAACTTTGCCCTCAGTTTTAAGGGCAAGGATGGTAGGAAGTTTCTAGTGAATACTGCTTATGCAAAGACCGAGGTCGAGTTCAACTATTGGTTTGACATCCTCCGCTTTGAAGACCCCACCATGTATGACTGGACCAATCGGATTGACTATCGGAATGAATGGGCCACGCCAGCAGTCAGCCATCTGGACGTACGGCATAATCCTATCGTCTAACGGCATATTATGCTGCCTCCTCATATTCGAGATGCAACGGTGGGGCTGCATGACATTGAAAAAATATTCTTACAATCATAAAactttacaaaaaataaatgacCTAAATCATATAATTTTAATCGAAAATTACTTTAGCCAGATTTCTATTAAACTCTCATAATCTCTTATCCAACatgcattttttatttgtatactCTAACACACTACTATCCTTGTATCAATACTCTAACTCCTATTTACAGATTTTATCAATTATAATATTCAAGTTCTAAAGAGTTTAGTATCAGTAAGTAGCTTCTAACACACTGCTACCCCTAAATCAAACCTCTTACTACTACTTGAAGTTTACACATTCTAATTATGTTAATAAACAAGTTTTACCGATCTCAACAAAACTAACACATAGTTTATTTcttacagaaaataaaataaaatttaaattttattttactaatcTCATCATATACGCTACCAACGATATGTGCAACTCCATCCGAGTGGTAGATTCGATTTGGATCGTCTTCCATTTTGATAGGCTAGGTCGCTTTCTCTGGATTTGGTGGGATATAGGGTGGTGAAATGTAATTCAAACGAAGTGAATTCGAATTATATATAGCCACCGTACATGTAAATCGAAACAGGGCAAGTAGATTTACATTGAGCATTCGTTCttatataaatcgaattaggggaggtagattTATGTAAATCGAAACGACCCAATTCGAATTACTATTGGCACAAAACCTTCGGCTAATTCGAACTACTCTCATTCAAATTACTATGGATAGATGAAACCGCTGCGTTGCTTACTAAATCTATGGAACCGGTATCGATTTACTTAGACCAGATGTAAATTAAAATGATGTAATTCGATTTATGTGTATTTCAACTTTTTTTAGTAAATCTATGTAGCCTAATTTAAATTACTATtagaaattgtaattcaaatTATGGTGATTCGATTACATAGTAACACTCTTTGGAAGATTCATGTaccattatttattttagatgaTATACGTATTTTATCGGTGCATTTGGTTTATCTCCGTCATTTGCCCATTGTTATTagtcaaaattattttaaatgtaaGTAGCCTTTAATTTTGAgttgtttttttatattaatagagaaaaaaaagatagaaaGAATACGAGAAGACTATGCTTAAAAGAAAAGTTGAAAAGAGAGAATGTAATATATGGGATGTTATCTTTATTAATTTGCTTAAAGATACCTGATCCTTATCGAGAGAGTAAAGTAGTAGATTCCATATCTAAGCATATATTGTGCAAACCGCAAACAGTAACaaatagtagtagtagtagtagtagttaaAATATGTATAGGACATAAAGATACAGTGGATAATCAGAAAATTTCTGAGAGTGAAGGATCTCTACACCGTATGAATTATGAAACATTTTAGTTTACAAAGATGAGGTGTTCCAAACTCTCCCTCTATCGGACAGAGAACGGAAGTGAAGTCGCAGGAGTTTCATTTTTATGCTCAAATCCAATCATATTTATTTGAGTTCCCAAGTTATTAATTGCAATGGCTATTAACTATACATCAATATGAGCCTCACAAATCGTATCTGAGGATGGAACCTCGGTCTTTCTCCTCTTGTGCTCTGTGGTACTTCCTCCTCTGTTATTTATTTCCTGCACATATTGAAACATTCACACGGTAATGCCAGGTGAGAGCACAATAGCAGCAGTTCATTAATGAAGGGAACAGTAAATACTATGCCTTATGTCCTCTATGCAAAAATCATTGCTCAAAGTCTCAAACCCAAGTACCCAACTAAAATGGCCCAAAGCAAATATTCCTATCATATACACCTAACTTTAGAAGAAATGAAGATTCTAAGAAAATTGTGCAAGCTCACTTCGTTATCCCTTTGTCTTATTTCATTAAAGGTAAAAAGTAAGTAATGCACAAATTTGTAGTGAGTTTTTCCCCAACcaacaaatttcaaaaatttaattcatCATCGCTAATTCGCTATATTCTGTCcaactttcttgtttttcatttcACGTATGGGGGTGACTAATTCTAGTAGTTCAAAGTATACGTGAAAACTATAATGCTTACAATTACTCCAAAGAAATTAAAATCTCTACGGATATAATGATAATAGGAAACATACCAAGGAAGTTTAAAAGTATCTTTCCACCATCCGTGTTTCGAACCATTTGAAACAATTTTATCCAACCGTACAATGACCTGGGAAAATGTTGGCCTGACAACAGGTTCTCGATCCCAACATTCCTCAATCAACCTGCAACACCATGATAGTAAGACAAGACACctttacaattaaaatgaagATCTACcttttatttacttgaaaatTCACTCACTCTTTCAAATCCGGAGGATAATGTTTTGCTTTGACCTTGAATGGTGGTCTATTCCCTTCT is a window from the Arachis stenosperma cultivar V10309 chromosome 3, arast.V10309.gnm1.PFL2, whole genome shotgun sequence genome containing:
- the LOC130967216 gene encoding uncharacterized protein LOC130967216, whose product is MRSEIKFTNKDLLSVFMKPSTSFTEFQDIIIRKLGLQGMKRVEKLLYRIPIFLLLDNVKYDSFVIGSDEYLEVLFHSTAACSSSRPVGVSSSLPVIEPEAVLVTSPSFAGDLNRTRDRERVDTGSVVDVAIAMADIDDVVPEFRQGGAPDGVEDDKEEVVLSVKTYSIRCGIEYKVLESDYCKYHGKCKYFGNGCTWMIRISLRQRRGIWEIKRYNRSHTCLATSISSDHMRLDYHVISAFILSMIRSDAVVSIKVFQNATKAHFGFRPNYMKVWMAKQKVVAQIYGD